CTCCCAAGCCTCGACCATCTCGCCGACGGGCTCCAGCGCGCCCATTTCGAGAAGACGCGGCTGGGCGAACATCTTGACCATCGCCGCGTCAGGCGCGTTGCCGGCGACGATCGAGGTGTAGAGATTGTCGTAATAGCTGTTCCAGGGGATGTTCTCGGCCTCGATCCTGATGCCGGGGTTCTCCTCCTCGAACTTTTCGACCAGCGCCGACATGGGATTGTCGGCATTGTCGAAATGGTACCAGAAGCGGACGGTTTCGTCGGCCAGGGCGCTGCCGGCGCCAAGTATGGTGCCTGCCGCCAGCGCGGCAGCAAGGATCGTTCGTTTCATGTTCTGTCTCCTCCAATCGAGTGTTTTTATCATTTGCTTGCGCCCGCCATTTCCCGGAAGGCCAACGCTGCCTCCCTTGTGGCCGTGCGGGCTTCGGCCAGATCCAGGCTCATCTGCATGAAGCCGTGAACGACGCCCCGGTGAATGCGCAGACGGTCGGCCCTGCCGAGGGCGGTCAGCCGCGCATGGAGGTTTTCGGTGTCGGATCGCAGAGGATCGATGCCGGCGGCGTTGAGATAAAGCGGCGGCAGCGCGGCCAGCGCCGCGTCGCCGGCACGCAGGGGCGCGATCAGCGGGTTGGCGCGGGCGGCGGGATCGGGAGCGTACCAGTTCCAGTAGCGCATCATCTTGCCGCGCGTCAGGCCCGGCCCGCAGGCGTGCTCCAGATGGGATTGCGAGCCGAAATCATCATCATAGACACCGTAGAACAAAAGACCCTGGTCCGGCGCGGGCCGGCTTTCCGACTGCTCGTGGAGCATCAGCGCCAGCGCCAGATTGGCGCCCGCGCTGTCGCCGGCGACGGCGATGGGGCCTTGCATCGGGCCGAGC
This sequence is a window from Nitratireductor thuwali. Protein-coding genes within it:
- a CDS encoding alpha/beta hydrolase; this translates as MDAPANVPSPEMQAIIERLVREDGGLGDPTLMPAAEGRAMAAAANVRWNRDLPALERCVDLQIPIEDGRVIDCRLYTPARSASGLIFFIHGGGWAFCSIDTHERAARLLAVEAGVPVLSISYRLAPEHPFPAGLADCVTVWRRVKAGTSPLGPMQGPIAVAGDSAGANLALALMLHEQSESRPAPDQGLLFYGVYDDDFGSQSHLEHACGPGLTRGKMMRYWNWYAPDPAARANPLIAPLRAGDAALAALPPLYLNAAGIDPLRSDTENLHARLTALGRADRLRIHRGVVHGFMQMSLDLAEARTATREAALAFREMAGASK